The following are from one region of the Pocillopora verrucosa isolate sample1 chromosome 3, ASM3666991v2, whole genome shotgun sequence genome:
- the LOC136279748 gene encoding uncharacterized protein, whose translation MFIFLAHCVGSSDVRSALKRMRQRQMWARGSENAPSHIPSKGNVPVSQGIISKGGVLEHKEKIRASVFSQTNSKVVKVKLPKENFKEAPLQINRTYQMPRRENPESKNCSKMTSLNCPQDAVSPRESNKRRCSFKSS comes from the exons ATGTTCATCTTCTTGGCTCATTGTGTGGGAAGCAGCGAT GTTCGCTCTGCGCTTAAACGGATGAGGCAAAGACAAATGTGGGCTCGTGGGTCAGAGAATGCTCCGTCACACATTCCTTCC aAAGGAAACGTTCCTGTCTCACAAGGAATTATCTCAAAGGGAGGCGTTTTAGAGCATAAGG AAAAGATACGAGCGTCTGTATTCAGCCAAACTAACAGCAAAGTGGTTAAAGTAAAG CTACCGAAAGAAAACTTTAAAGAGGCTCCTCTACAAATAAACAGAACTTATCAGATGCCACGAAGAGAAAATCCTGAAtctaaaaattgttcaaaaatgACATCTCTTAACTGCCCGCAG GATGCAGTTTCACCCAGAGAATCTAACAAACGAAGATGCTCATTCAAGTCATCCTAA